GGTGAGTTGTTGAAAAGCTTAATGAGTGGAAGTTTGGGAGGTAGGTTTATAGTGGAGGTTCTGGAGGTGAGTTTGGAGAGTAGAAGTTAAGGTGGTAAATCTGTAGGGGCCAAATTATTGCTCAACTTCAGCACTATGATGAAAAATACACTGCATTTAACTGATTCGGATTTAAAGACACACCAACACGTTTTTGTGCCAAACATAATTGAACTGCTGGGCTGCTGTAATGGCCTGTGTTTTATTGCTGTAGAAATGTTGTGTATGTTGGAAGGAAGTCAGTTTGAAAGCAGTTTTTCAATGTAATGCCCATAAGCAAGAGCTTATTAGTCTGTTATGACAAGGGTTAGACTAACAAAGAATGAAGTGCTTGATATATTTATGCTCTGACAATGTAATTACAGCTTTACAAGGCACATATTACACTGTATTACCAGGCTTTGTGGTGTTTTAATTTTCCCTATTCCGCTCTCAAGTGCTTTATTTGGCTGCATTAGAAGTCAGTCGTGTGAGgttgtttgatttgtttctaTGTGGAGATTCTCCATCCTGAGGACTTTCTTCTCCATCCACAGGTTGCTGAACGATGTGGAGAAGAGGCCTTTTGTGGAGGAGGCGGAACGCCTGCGCGTGCAGCACAAAAAGGATCACCCAGACTACAAATACCAGCCCCGGAGGAGGAAGTCAGTGAAGAACGGCGCAGGCGAGGTGGAGGAGGGCGCAGAACATGGGCACGTGTCGCCCAACGCTATCTTTAAAGCTCTGCAGCAGGCCGACTCCCCCGCATCCAGCATGGGAGAAGTGCactcccccagtgagcaaggaGGTGAGTCCTGGGCTCTAGTTAGTCCAGTGTTATGGGCTCAAATGGTCAGGTTGAGTAGTTTAGTAACTTTTACAGGCCTAGATTGACATTCAGTAGGTTTTTGTCATTGTTGAAGTAAAACATcacaactttacaagagaagtaGAAACATTTACAGCTTGTAATGGAAAGTgatgtaaaaaatatttattcccaagtaattttgtgcCATATCTGTTGGtgtattcatcatgaaattttaaccgAACACAAAAACTGGCGCTTTAAAGAATACAAGAAGTTACAAACGACAAAACGGAGAAGCAAAGTTTTTGCAGCACAGTAACTCCTGCACAGAAGCTCCTGCTTGTGCTGCTTAACATGTCAAGAGGTCACTTTTAAACCATGTACTACGTGCAGCTTGTTGCAAGTTGTAATAGAAAGAACTGCTTTGTCATCCTGGTTTCTGGTCCGCGTCCACGAGGCTTGTTGTTTTTACTGAAACTGTTACATCAGCCGTGTTCAGTTGAGCAGTAGTTCACAttctccctcctttctctccacccactttccctccctccctcttcgaAAAACAGGCCAGTCCCAAGGTCCCCCGactccccccaccacccccaaaATCGATGTACAGCCAAGCAAAGTAGACCTGAAGCGCGAGGGCCGGCCACTCCAGGAGGGCAGCGGACGCCAGCTCAACATTGACTTCCGTGACGTGGACATCGGTGAACTGAGCAGCGATGTCATCTCGCACATGGAGAGCTTCGACGTGACCGAGTTCGATCAGTACCTGCCCCCAAACGGGCACCCGGGAGCCACATACGTGGGCGGATATGGCCTGGGCCAGGCAGCGGGGGGCGGCTGGATGAGCAAGAACCAGAGTGGAAGCCCTCAGGGcgcgcagcagcagcagcagcattccCTAACCCAGCTGGGCACCGGGAGCGGCGGAGATCAGGGCCAGCAGAGAAACACCACTCACATCAAGACAGAGCAGCTGAGTCCCAGCCACTACAGCGAGCAGCAGGGCTCGCCACAGCATGTCACCTACGGTTCCTTCAACCTGCAGCACTACGCCGCCTCCTCCTTCCCCTCCATCAGCCGGGCACAGTACGACTACGGTGACCAGCAGGGCGGTGCCACCTCCTACTATAGCCATGCTGCAGGCCAGGGCTCCAGTCTCTACTCTACCTTCAGCTACATGAGCCCCAGCCAGAGGCCCATGTACACCCCCATCACCGACTCCACCGGCGTGCCCTCCGTCCCGGCAGCCGGCCACAGCCCCCAGCACTGGGACCAGCAGCCCGTGTACACACAGCTCACAAGACCCTGACCATTTAGACTGTTCAACAAGGCTGATGACTCGTTATGCCTCGTTAACTctgtaaaaacagacatttgagGAAAGCTGGACTTCAAAAAAGACTCACATTGTGCCTTCAGAAAAACCTGATGCCATGAgtagatatatatttttagccttgattacaagaaaaaacatttttctgagaaAAAGGTTCCTCTGTGAGGAATAATTAATTATTGTACTTTAGTATGTACTGTGTATGTTTGCTGGCACTTCACTATAGGGCGTGCATGACACACAAGCtcatcatgacaactgacataaacctgAATAAACGTTTACAGatgtcatctgtcataaaaGCTGCCTTTGTCAACTCTGATGTCACGTTAGCAGTTTTATGACATGGGGTTGTTGGTTTATAGCTCACAGTGATATAATGCTGATGATATAGAAAAGCAGGCGCTGGGCAAAATGACTATCAGCATTGTGATAAATCATGTCATAATATGCATTTGTAGACTTCTCACAGTCCAGTTTATCTGGATTTGGTGCCAAATATTGCAAAATAAttgataacatttttaaaatttaacactactggctcttctttctctgttccaactgatcagatgtctgaaccAGTAAATATAGCGACATATCATGCAACgtgaaaatttcttgaagtatcaCAAGACTCAATTTTTGCTATATTGCCCACCTCGTTGGTATAGTTTACTTTTTATATGTGGTAGGATTGGCCAGCTGTCATGTTATCAGCATTGTGatactgtgctggacactgaaAAGGTTCAATGACGTAAAAAATCAACAGATACTTGACATACAGCTTTTATGACAAACGATGCCTGTTGAAATGAGCCtttcattgctgtccaaaataAACGAGTGTCTCCAGTCCACCATGGTTGGAGcgcagcagctgtcctttacattctgtgaaaatgtgataatgattggaccaaaagaaaccaaaatgtcttggaaCGAAATCTCGTCATGAACTTGCATTGgccttaaagaacatttttgccttctcctgtaaacctGCCATGATTTTCATGTGATATTGTTTACGCAGGTTCATGTGTGTCatgcagccttatgaacaccTCCTACAGTGATGTGTAACTATGTTTTCTTGCCATTGGCTGATTGGAGGGGATTTTATGCCATTTCTCTTAAAAGAAAGGTCTATTTTTGCTAAACTAAACCACTCCTAGCAGCCCTGTCTCATTCGCATCTGCATCTGAATCATTTGTCGGCCTGTTTTCTCGTCTTCATGCGTTGTAGGTTGCGTAGGTTTATTTATCTTTCCTGTAAAGCATTCCTAAAAGGGCCAGGCAGGAGTTTTGAGCGTGCACCATCAGTGCCTGGTCCAAGGGTTTGGGGGTGATTTTGAGGGGGGCAGGGTTTGGCTAAAAGGAAAAGTACACCAGCAGCTGAGAATTTACTCCTGTGACAGGAAACGACCTCTGATCCCCAGGTTGTCCAGTCTTGCCAGCCCTGTCTTCCCACCCCCACCTTCCCATTCTGTCAAGTCTTAACCcttctaatttatttattagcattaattttatttcaaagtaaTTATGTGCATTGTATTCGTTAATACTTTAAAGGactaattgttttttttttttttttcagaaatcgCCCCTCCAGGTTCCATAGCATAGTCGGCGTAAAGCCTGAGGGGCGCTACTTAATATGGTACAGTTTTGTAATCGTGTTTATTTATCATATGTAGATGTTTctattttaaatgttgttttttccttttgtgtgtgtgtgtgtgtgtgtgtgtgtgtgttagccaAACGCATATTGATGAAGTACTGTTTCCATTCCGAAAGTAAGGCTCAGTTGAAAGCAAGGCTCAACTGGACCAGTTCAATTTCCTTTCATCAGAAAGTTTCATAAAGCTCTGAAGCGGTGATTGTTtcgtttttgtttgcttgtttttttttttgtttagagaCGCCAATATGTTCCATCTAATCTCTCCTAAGAGTTACTCCTTATTCCATGCCACGTATCTGAGAACTGATGTTACTGGTCATCCAACCATTGTTTTCCTTGCATCAGATTTAAAGATTTCCTTTGAAGAAGTTCATCTTTTTATGATATTTGCAATAAAAGAAGAAAGTGTAAAAAACCAAAGCGTAAGCtgttctgtttcattttaaatctggAAGAGAGGTAGAAAGGGCACAGAAGGTTTCCATTCCACATTGCAGAGCTTTTCACACCCAAAATGCAAAAATTATCTCAGGGTAACATTAAAGATCATTTCATGTACCTGATCTACTTTGTTTGGTCTCTCATAGAATAGCCTTGATCAGTGAAAGGAAATATTGATGGTACCGCCAGTGTATAAAGGTCtgttagaaacacccaccttgtgctttcactaactggccactttaataggaACACCCACTttctgcttccactaactggccactttattagaaatacccaccttgtgcttccactcactggccactttattagaaacacccactttctgcttccattaactggccactttattagaaacacccactttgtgtttctactaactggccactttattagaaacatccttgtgtttccacaggctggccactttattggaaacacccactttgtgcttccactaactggccactttattagtaacatccttgtgtttacacttactggccactttattagaaacacccaccttgtgcttccactcactggccactttattagaaacacccactttctgCTTCCatcaactggccactttattagaaacacccactttgtgctttcactaactggccactttattagaaactcccttgtgttttcatttgctccccactttattagaaacacccactttatgcttccactaactgaccactttattagaaacaccctcgtGTTTccacttgctggccactttattagaaacacccactttgtgcttccactaactggccactttattagaaacatccttgtgtttccacttgctggccacttcattagaaacacctactttgtgctttccctaactggccactttattagaaacacccactttgtgcttccactaactggccactttattagaaacccccactttgtgcttccacttgctggccactttattagaaacccccactttgtgcttccactaactggctactttattagaaacaccattgtgttttcatttgctggccactttattagaaacacccacttagtgctttcactaactggccactttattagaaacaccctcgtGTTTCCACtggctggccactttattggaaacacccactttctgcttccactaactggccactttattagaaacatccctGTGTTTccacttgctggccactttattagaaacacccactttgtgctttcactaactggctactttattagaaacaccattgtgttttcatttgctggccactttattagaaacacccactttgtgcttccactaactggccactttattagaaacccccactttgtgcttccacttgctggccactttattagaaacccccactttgtgcttccactaactggctactttattagaaacaccattgtgttttcatttgctggccactttattagaaacgcccactttgtgcttccacaactggcctctttattagaaacacccttgtgtttccacttgctggccactttattagaaacacccactttgtgcttccactcactggccactttattacaaacacccactttgtgcttccactcactgaccactttattagaaacacccactttgtgcttccactcactggccactttattacaaacacccactttgtgcttccactcactgaccactttattagaaacatcctcTTCTACCACAAACTGGCCATTTCACTAGAAACATCTCCTGTAGCCCCACTGTGttggtgtacagttacagaccgcATCCATCAGtcactgcacagtttatcagtttgtttatatgtggatgtttattgtgtgtttatGATGAAGAAGTCGATGGATTTATGTACTTTAAAGTGTCTTTTTCCAAACCCAAAATTGTAAATTACTAACACGCTTACACACTTTCTCAAACATGTGCGTGTGTTGTGTGTAACACGTGTTGGACATGTGTTAGGCTGAGCCCACACGCATCACTAGATCAGTAGTAGTGAGAGGTGGGAGGTCAAATATGGGCAGCTGTTTCAGCAGAAGGAGCAACTGTTTACATATCTCTCCAATATAATGTCTGAATCGTCACTTATTGAATCCTTATAGATTTTCAAAAATTGATACATGATGACAGAGATGTCTAACAATTTTTACTGGCTTAAGTCGTTTTAAAATCTGCTTTAAAACTTTATTGTAAGCTGGACGAAAAATGCTGATAAATATCTagaaattatacacacacaccttctgggtcgcagggggtgctggagcctatcccagcggtcatggggcggaaggcaggatacaccctgaacagctcaccagtccatcacagggcagacagacagacaggcacatTCACaactaggggcagtttagcatgtccaattggcctgactgcatgtctttggactgtgggggggaAACCAAAGAagccggaggaaacccacgcagacatggggagaacatgcagactccacacagagaggatgcTGGTcaccaggccctccttgctgtgaggcaacagcgctacctcaaaataaaaaaattatctATATCTAAATCATCTAGATTTTTCAAGCCATTTCTGCACTCTTAAAActtcaagagttctttggtAATGAATATATggaacatgaacactcaaagaactaccTGAATatgtaaattgttctttgcatggtgattGACAGAGAATTtgttggttctacatagcaccaaaaatatcttctattgttgtgatgtcaaccttgttacaatagcagaacagtttttggtgctatatagagcccttttctaaaatattctatatagaaatatatacaacacattctccattggTCTGAAGAAGCCGTTCACTATGCAGAGAACAATTTAATCAAGCAAGCGGCTCATTGCGTGTTTATGATTCTGTAGGACAATACA
This portion of the Pygocentrus nattereri isolate fPygNat1 chromosome 13, fPygNat1.pri, whole genome shotgun sequence genome encodes:
- the sox9a gene encoding transcription factor SOX-9a; this encodes MNLLDPYLKMTDEQEKGLSDAPSPSVSEDSAGSPCPSASGSDGERAAAESRLGDFKKDEGEDKFPACIREAVSQVLKGYDWTLVPMPVRVNGSSKNKPHVKRPMNAFMVWAQAARRKLADQYPHLHNAELSKTLGKLWRLLNDVEKRPFVEEAERLRVQHKKDHPDYKYQPRRRKSVKNGAGEVEEGAEHGHVSPNAIFKALQQADSPASSMGEVHSPSEQGGQSQGPPTPPTTPKIDVQPSKVDLKREGRPLQEGSGRQLNIDFRDVDIGELSSDVISHMESFDVTEFDQYLPPNGHPGATYVGGYGLGQAAGGGWMSKNQSGSPQGAQQQQQHSLTQLGTGSGGDQGQQRNTTHIKTEQLSPSHYSEQQGSPQHVTYGSFNLQHYAASSFPSISRAQYDYGDQQGGATSYYSHAAGQGSSLYSTFSYMSPSQRPMYTPITDSTGVPSVPAAGHSPQHWDQQPVYTQLTRP